In Synergistaceae bacterium, a genomic segment contains:
- the ilvN gene encoding acetolactate synthase small subunit: MKNTFTILSEDNPGVLMRIAGLIYRRGYNIESLSVGRTDIPGVSRFTVVIDGEEGVYEQIRNQLLKLIEVIDVINLNKEGPFVERWLSLVKVRAPLNKRPDILQTAEVFRCRVVDLGAEAITLEITGDKGKMDACMEAFRPYGIIESAGSGQVALSRSGFSFGEFVDTKFSENKQLS, encoded by the coding sequence ATGAAAAACACCTTCACCATTTTATCTGAAGACAATCCCGGAGTATTAATGAGGATAGCAGGATTGATTTACCGAAGAGGGTACAACATTGAGAGCCTAAGTGTAGGACGAACCGACATCCCCGGCGTTTCCAGATTTACTGTGGTTATAGATGGAGAGGAGGGCGTATATGAACAGATAAGGAATCAACTCCTTAAGCTCATTGAAGTCATTGACGTCATAAACCTCAACAAAGAAGGCCCATTTGTCGAACGCTGGCTTTCTCTTGTTAAAGTGAGAGCTCCTCTTAATAAGCGCCCTGATATTCTACAAACTGCCGAAGTTTTTCGATGCCGAGTAGTAGATTTAGGGGCAGAAGCAATAACTCTTGAAATAACCGGAGATAAGGGAAAGATGGATGCATGTATGGAGGCATTTAGACCTTATGGAATAATTGAATCAGCAGGATCCGGTCAAGTTGCTCTTTCTAGAAGTGGTTTTTCTTTCGGAGAATTTGTTGATACAAAGTTTTCGGAGAATAAACAGTTATCGTAG